The nucleotide sequence CTTCCGGCCATTCGAGTACTGGCGCGGACCCATCTGGCCCGTGATGACGTGGCTGTTCTCCTGGGTGTTCGCACGCCGCGGCTGGGCGGAACGCGCCCACCTGCTGAGATCCGAGGGGCTGCGGCAGGCGAGCGATGGAAGCTTCGCGGAGTACTACGAACCGTTCACTGGCAATCCGCTGGGAAGCATGCAGCAATCATGGACAGCCGCAGCGGTGCTCGACTGGCTTGGGTAATTCTCAATCCGGATTTCTGTGGGAGGAGACGAGGAACGTCTACTGCCGTGGCGAGCGAATCGCGCTGTAGCATCGGCTTTGTGACCCATGCCACCGCTGCTTCCAGCCCATCAGGCTCGACGCTCGCACTGCGCGTGCTCGTCTATAGCGACGATGCCAGTACCCGTGAACAGGTCAGGCAGGCGCTAGGTAAGCGTCCGCACCCTGACTTGCCCCAATTGGAGTACATCGACGTCGCGACTGCCGCCGTCGTGATCAAACATCTGGACGCTGGTGGTGTTGACCTTGCGATTCTGGAC is from Hoyosella subflava DQS3-9A1 and encodes:
- a CDS encoding Rv3143 family two-component system response regulator, which produces MTHATAASSPSGSTLALRVLVYSDDASTREQVRQALGKRPHPDLPQLEYIDVATAAVVIKHLDAGGVDLAILDGEAVPVGGMGIAKQLKDEIDPCPPILILTGRADDAWLAKWSRAEAAVPHPLDPIRLGKAVTDLLRDRYRPPAM